In a single window of the Nicotiana tomentosiformis chromosome 10, ASM39032v3, whole genome shotgun sequence genome:
- the LOC138899718 gene encoding uncharacterized protein: MKRQTKGMVSCDEVLKVKPYTMVYTKERDEDEESVGSSYHVTAQSEHDEDAKYSPPELQERVKTIVDALKEVNLGTEEEPRPTYLSALLEVDEEGTYIELLKEFRDVFAWSYKEMPGLDPKVLVHHLAVKNVKYPTCVSSIVPVRKKNGQIRVCVDFRDLNNACPKDEFLLPIPDMMIDATTRYEEISFMDGSSSYNQIRMAPKDEELTAFRTPKGTYCYRAIKGQALADFLGHHPTLDDWELTDKLPDEDAMVIEVQPPWKMYFDGTTHRGGAGAGVVFFTSQGEVLPYSFTLTQLCSNNVAEYQALILGLEMTVEMKQLQLQVFGDSQMVINQLLGSYKVKKPKLRPYHDYAKTLMGWVGDVTIQHVPRKENKKVDTLASLASSLTLPDQAQVTVCQKWVVPPPNEVEGEGNELKHLVTISEVEKEE, from the exons atgaagcGACAAACAAAAGGCATGGTTTCGTGTGATGAGGTACTGAAGGTGAAGCCATACACTATGGTCTACACTAAAGAACGTGACGAAGatgaagaaagtgtgggttcttcgtatcatgttactgcACAAAGCGAGCATG atgaagatgccAAATATTCTCCACCTGAACTTCAAGAAAGAGTGAAGACTATagttgatgccttaaaagaagttaaccttggcaccgaagaagaaccaagacccacatacctaagtgctttactagaagtGGATGAAGAAGGCACTTATATTGAGTTGCTCAAGGAGTTCagggatgtctttgcttggagcTACAAAGAGATGCCTGGCTTGGACCCAAAAGTATTAGTCCATCACCTTGCCGTCAAGAATG ttaaatacccaacatgtgtttcaagtattgtccctgtaaggaagaagaatggccaaATTCGAGTGTGCGTCGACTTCAGGGATCTTAACAAtgcgtgtcccaaagatgaattcctGCTTCCTATTCCAGATatgatgatcgatgctactactaGGTATGAGGAAATATCGTTTATGGATGGTTCGTCAagctataaccaaattcgcatggcaccaaaagatgaagagcttactgcattccgcACCCCCAAGGGTACTTATTGCTACagg gctataaaaggacaagcattggcagACTTCTTGGGACATCACCCTACACTtgatgattgggagctaactgacAAACTACCCGATGAGGAcgcaatggtcattgaagttcaacctccatggaagatgtactttgatggtacTACACATCGTGGAGGAGCTGGTGCTGGTGTAGTATTTTtcacttctcaaggtgaagttcttccctactcttttacgttgacgcaactctgctctaacaacgtcgctgagtatcaagcactaatacttgggcttgaaatgacTGTTGAAATGAAGCAgttgcaattgcaagtctttggtgactctcagatggtgatcaaccagcttttaggtagttacAAGGTCAAGAAACCTAaactacgcccatatcatgattatgctaaAACATTAATGGGATGGGTCGGTGACGTGACTATTCAacatgtgccaaggaaagaaaataagaaggttgATACTTTAGCTTccctagcttcatcgttaaccctgcctgatcaagcgcaagttactgtctgccaaaaatgggtagtaccgccgccaaatgaggttgaaggtgaaggaaatgaactcaagcatcttgtcACTATTTCTGAAGTCGAGaaagaagaatga